One segment of Strix uralensis isolate ZFMK-TIS-50842 chromosome 11, bStrUra1, whole genome shotgun sequence DNA contains the following:
- the TEX9 gene encoding testis-expressed protein 9 isoform X6: MQEELDGVVCECRKKDDENQNLKSQLKDTEEENTRLQRTIRMQHSQTEKYKMLSQEANSKSEGLQQEVIALGKELENLKRVQKQAATSQSATEVRLNRALEEAERYKVELNRLKQSNKDVAKQELKTIEELKTENKKLQKQKGDLMTAFKKQLKLIDILKRQKMHIEAARMLSFTEEEFMKALEWGNY, translated from the exons ATGCAGGAAGAGCTGGATGGTGTAGTGTGTGAATGCAGGAAAAAG GATGatgaaaatcagaatttaaagTCTCAGCTTAAAgatactgaagaagaaaacaccaGACTGCAACGAACAATCCGTATGCAACATTCTCAGACTGAAAAGTACAAAATGTTGTCACAAGAAGCAAACAGCAAAAGTGAAGGGTTACAACAAGAGGTCATTGCACTGGGAAAG GAATTGGAGAATCTAAAGCGTGTACAAAAACAGGCCGCAACCAGTCAGAGTGCAACAGAGGTTCGCTTAAACAGGGCCCTGGAAGAAGCAGAAAGGTATAAAGTGGAGCTGAATAGACTGAAGCAAAGTAACAAG GATGTAGCTAAACAAGAACTCAAAACAAttgaagaattaaaaacagaaaacaagaaactgcagaaacaaaaaggaGATCTAATGACAGCCTTTAAAAAGCAGTTGAAGTTAATTGAtattttaaagagacagaag atgcaCATTGAAGCTGCTAGGATGCTTTCTTTTACTGAAGAGGAATTCATGAAAGCTCTTGAGTGGGGAAATTActga